A genomic stretch from Alosa alosa isolate M-15738 ecotype Scorff River unplaced genomic scaffold, AALO_Geno_1.1 AALO_1.0_unplaced_100, whole genome shotgun sequence includes:
- the wdr53 gene encoding WD repeat-containing protein 53 yields the protein MRLTGCRAESVKMRLTGTMLAAGDDSGAVRIVEVQNGKVVRTLRRHTNICSSVAFRPQRPQSLVSAGLDMQVLLWNLQKTRPLWAVDLQDSHEQAEQAGRPGQLFNPPLAHCVSASSCGDLLACAAEDGRLHLLRVGTGSHLDHQGALQGHSQGASQAHFVHFLPHPYWLLSAGNDGLVALWDVSAHARPPEAKASNSSRPPASRRKARIRPKGRRPPATATPLGEEHAGGPESAAAGEGVCEGAEAGVCGAGPGTQESTGPALSFTHTDKVNWVCPALLQGTPSVVVADQSADLYVYPLTL from the exons ATGAGATTAACGGGCTGTCGAGCGGAATCGGTGAAGATGAGATTAACGGGCACCATGCTGGCTGCGGGTGACGACTCGGGCGCCGTGAGGATCGTGGAGGTGCAGAACGGGAAAGTTGTCCGCACGCtgcgcagacacacaaacatctgcTCATCTGTCGCCTTCCGACCGCAAAGACCGCAAAGCCTGGTGTCTGCTGGACTCGACATGcag gtgcTGCTGTGGAACCTGCAGAAGACTCGGCCGCTGTGGGCAGTGGACCTGCAGGACTCCCATGAGCAGGCGGAACAGGCGGGTCGTCCCGGTCAGCTGTTCAACCCCCCGCTGGCCCACTGCGTGTCCGCCTCCTCCTGTGGGGATCTGCTGGCCTGCGCTGCCGAGGACGGCCGTCTGCACCTGCTGCGCGTGGGCACAGGGTCTCATCTGGACCACCAGGGGGCGCTACAGGGCCACAGCCAGGGCGCCTCGCAGGCCCACTTCGTCCACTTCCTGCCGCACCCCTACTGGCTGCTCTCCGCCGGCAACGACGGCCTGGTGGCCCTGTGGGACGTCAGCGCTCACGCGCGCCCCCCGGAGGCCAAGGCCAGCAACAGCAGCCGACCGCCAGCCAGCCGCAGGAAAGCCAGAATCAGGCCGAAGGGCCGACGCCCACCAGCCACAGCCACGCCCCTGGGGGAGGAGCATGCAGGAGGCCCAGAGAGTGCAGCCgcgggggagggtgtgtgtgagggggccgaggcgggtgtgtgtggggcaggccCAGGGACACAGGAGAGTACCGGACCCGCTCTCAGCttcacacacacggacaaagTGAACTGGGTCTGCCCCGCCCTGCTCCAGGGCACACCCAGCGTGGTGGTGGCCGACCAGAGCGCCGATCTATACGTGTACCCCCTGACCCTCTAG